The following are from one region of the Actinopolyspora halophila DSM 43834 genome:
- the mshA gene encoding D-inositol-3-phosphate glycosyltransferase, which yields MNSSRLPMRPRRVAVFSLHTSPLEQPGTGDAGGMNVYIAQTARRMAQLGTEVEIFTRATSSEIPPVAELAPGVTVRNIVAGPFEGLDKNDLPAQLCTFGAGALRVEARQEPGYYDVVHSHYWLSGQVGWLARERWGVPLVHTAHTLAKVKNAALAEGDKPEPSVRVVGEEQVVADADRLVANTETEARELVTRYEADPADVAVVPPGVDLERFTPGDRGAARDRLGLEADSVVLTFVGRVQPLKGPDVLLRSVAELLGRCPELRPVLRVLMVGGPSGNGTERPEAMEQLAETLGIADVVRFSPPQWGQDLVAVYRASDLVAVPSYNESFGLVALEAQACGTPVVAAAVGGLSVAVSDGVSGRLVEGHAPADWADVLSSLVWNPGLRDRLGAAAPDEAARFSWQRTTESLLETYLRARKSFRESPWSGEATA from the coding sequence ATGAATTCCAGCAGACTTCCGATGCGCCCGCGCCGTGTCGCCGTGTTCTCGTTGCACACCTCACCGCTGGAACAGCCGGGAACCGGTGATGCGGGCGGGATGAACGTCTATATCGCACAGACGGCACGGCGAATGGCGCAGCTGGGTACCGAGGTCGAGATCTTCACCCGGGCCACTTCCTCGGAGATTCCCCCGGTCGCCGAGTTGGCGCCGGGAGTGACCGTGCGCAACATCGTGGCCGGGCCGTTCGAAGGACTGGACAAGAACGATCTCCCCGCGCAGCTGTGCACTTTCGGCGCGGGGGCGCTGCGCGTGGAGGCACGCCAGGAGCCCGGTTACTACGACGTCGTGCACTCGCACTACTGGTTGTCCGGGCAGGTCGGCTGGCTGGCGCGGGAACGTTGGGGTGTTCCGCTCGTGCACACCGCGCACACCCTGGCCAAGGTGAAGAACGCGGCCCTGGCCGAGGGCGACAAGCCCGAGCCGAGTGTGCGTGTGGTGGGCGAGGAACAGGTCGTGGCCGATGCCGACCGCCTCGTGGCCAACACCGAGACCGAGGCGCGGGAGCTCGTCACGCGTTACGAGGCCGACCCCGCCGATGTCGCGGTGGTCCCGCCCGGGGTGGACCTGGAGCGTTTCACTCCGGGGGACCGCGGCGCCGCACGGGATAGGTTGGGGCTGGAAGCCGACTCGGTGGTGCTCACCTTCGTGGGACGGGTGCAGCCGCTTAAGGGGCCGGATGTGCTGTTGCGCTCGGTAGCCGAGCTCCTCGGCCGCTGCCCCGAGCTGCGTCCCGTGCTCCGCGTGCTGATGGTGGGCGGCCCCTCCGGCAACGGCACCGAACGTCCGGAGGCCATGGAGCAGCTGGCCGAGACGCTCGGTATCGCGGACGTGGTTCGCTTTTCGCCCCCGCAGTGGGGGCAGGACCTGGTGGCCGTGTACCGCGCCAGCGATCTGGTGGCTGTGCCCAGTTACAACGAGTCCTTCGGGCTCGTCGCGCTGGAGGCTCAGGCCTGTGGAACCCCCGTGGTCGCCGCAGCCGTGGGCGGGCTGTCGGTGGCCGTGTCCGACGGGGTGTCGGGCCGGTTGGTCGAGGGGCACGCCCCGGCGGACTGGGCCGATGTGCTCTCTTCGCTGGTGTGGAATCCCGGGCTGCGTGATCGGCTCGGTGCGGCGGCTCCGGACGAAGCCGCGCGTTTCTCCTGGCAGCGCACCACCGAATCGCTGCTGGAGACCTATCTCCGGGCGCGGAAGTCCTTCAGGGAGAGCCCCTGGTCGGGCGAAGCGACTGCTTGA
- a CDS encoding L,D-transpeptidase: MATRVNGSLMRSPGGALVVVLAALLLVSGCAGASGGASSTDGDDDGAAEPAVSVEPKSGADGVNPKDPIKVAVENGKLRDVSLVNGDGEQVEGELAEDGSTWKATEPLGYDTEYEWSGKAVGSGGDTAPVRGDFQTVSPQSVVRATVNPIDDKTVGVAMPISIKFDAPVQNKAAVQRALDVQTSKSVEGAWAWLNDKQVDWRPKEYWPAHTQVSVDAPLYGIDYGGGNYGKVDLTSEFEIGRSQVVKAEVGEHRMRVVRDGEEIANYPASYGKPSNPDLHTHEGTYTVMAKHPVEIMDNPQYGYTDVKKKWAVRISNHGEFIHENENNRANIGSRNTSHGCVNLTNADAKEYFQSALIGDPVEVTGSGTRMPPKYAVYDWMLNWQQWKQKSAL; encoded by the coding sequence GTGGCCACTAGGGTGAACGGTTCGCTGATGCGCTCGCCAGGGGGAGCACTGGTGGTGGTGCTGGCGGCGTTGTTGCTGGTCTCCGGGTGCGCGGGAGCGAGCGGAGGGGCCAGCAGCACCGATGGGGACGATGACGGTGCCGCGGAACCGGCGGTTTCCGTTGAGCCGAAGAGCGGTGCGGACGGGGTCAACCCGAAGGACCCGATCAAGGTCGCGGTCGAGAACGGGAAGCTGCGCGACGTTTCGCTGGTCAACGGTGACGGGGAGCAGGTCGAGGGCGAGCTCGCCGAGGACGGGAGCACCTGGAAGGCCACCGAGCCGCTCGGCTACGACACTGAGTACGAGTGGTCGGGGAAGGCGGTCGGTTCCGGGGGCGACACGGCTCCGGTGCGGGGCGACTTCCAGACGGTCTCCCCGCAGAGCGTGGTGCGGGCCACCGTGAATCCGATCGACGACAAGACGGTCGGCGTCGCGATGCCGATCAGCATCAAGTTCGACGCCCCCGTGCAGAACAAGGCGGCCGTGCAGCGTGCCCTCGATGTGCAGACGTCGAAGTCCGTCGAGGGGGCCTGGGCGTGGCTCAACGACAAGCAGGTCGACTGGCGCCCGAAGGAGTACTGGCCCGCGCACACCCAGGTGAGTGTCGACGCGCCGTTGTACGGGATCGACTACGGCGGGGGCAACTACGGCAAGGTCGACCTCACGAGCGAGTTCGAGATCGGCCGTTCCCAGGTGGTCAAGGCCGAGGTGGGCGAGCACCGGATGCGTGTGGTCCGCGACGGTGAGGAGATCGCCAACTACCCGGCCAGCTACGGCAAGCCGTCCAACCCGGATCTGCACACGCACGAGGGCACGTACACCGTGATGGCCAAGCACCCCGTCGAGATCATGGACAACCCGCAGTACGGCTACACCGATGTGAAGAAGAAGTGGGCCGTGCGGATCTCCAATCACGGTGAGTTCATTCACGAGAACGAGAACAACCGGGCGAACATCGGCAGCCGGAACACCTCGCACGGTTGTGTGAACCTCACCAACGCCGATGCCAAGGAGTACTTCCAGAGCGCGCTGATCGGGGACCCGGTCGAGGTGACCGGCTCCGGTACCCGGATGCCTCCGAAGTACGCGGTCTACGACTGGATGCTGAACTGGCAGCAGTGGAAGCAGAAGTCGGCGCTGTGA
- a CDS encoding SDR family NAD(P)-dependent oxidoreductase: MSTEPTATTTGNTSGRQHRGVAVVTGASSGIGAATARALASEGFHVILGARRVERLRELAAETGGTAVPLDVTDEDSVNSFVEQVPTCRVLVNNAGGAKGSAPVAESSEEDWRWMWETNVLGTLRLTKALLPKLVDSGNGHVITITSVAALETYDNGSGYTSAKHAEAALHRTLRGEHLGEPVRFTEVAPGLVETEFSEVRYGGDTERAAAVYRGLTPLSSEDVADVISFAATRPEHVNLDQIVLKPRDQASATRAHRVHDS, from the coding sequence GTGAGTACCGAGCCGACAGCGACGACAACGGGAAACACCTCCGGCAGGCAGCACCGCGGAGTGGCGGTGGTCACCGGAGCCAGTTCCGGAATCGGCGCGGCGACCGCCCGCGCCCTCGCCTCCGAAGGCTTCCACGTGATCCTCGGTGCCCGACGGGTCGAGCGGCTCCGGGAGCTGGCCGCCGAGACCGGCGGCACCGCGGTGCCCCTGGACGTCACCGACGAGGACTCGGTGAACTCCTTCGTCGAACAGGTGCCCACCTGCCGGGTCCTGGTCAACAACGCGGGCGGCGCCAAGGGGAGCGCTCCGGTGGCGGAGTCCAGCGAAGAGGACTGGCGCTGGATGTGGGAGACCAACGTCCTCGGTACGCTCCGGCTCACGAAGGCGCTGCTGCCCAAGCTGGTCGACTCGGGCAACGGCCACGTCATCACCATCACTTCCGTGGCCGCCCTGGAGACCTACGACAACGGCTCCGGCTACACCTCGGCCAAACACGCCGAGGCCGCCCTGCATCGCACGCTGCGCGGGGAGCACCTGGGAGAACCGGTTCGGTTCACCGAGGTCGCCCCCGGACTGGTCGAAACCGAGTTCTCCGAGGTCCGCTACGGCGGCGACACCGAACGCGCCGCCGCCGTCTACCGGGGACTCACCCCGCTGTCCTCGGAGGACGTCGCCGATGTGATCTCCTTCGCGGCCACGCGCCCCGAACATGTCAACCTGGACCAGATCGTGCTCAAGCCACGCGATCAGGCCTCCGCCACGCGCGCCCACCGTGTTCATGACTCATGA
- a CDS encoding UDP-N-acetylmuramate dehydrogenase, with translation MPEGESVVDGVDRSGPAGGAPVGDARSLAHHTTLRLGGPAAELSTAWSAEELVERVRAADGSGIRLLVLGGGSNLVVSDEGFEGRVVRVATTGLNYERLSEDTVCLTAEAGENWDEVVADSVRRGLGGLECLSGIPGLTGATPVQNVGAYGVEISERLISVDLLDRVTGEVRTAPAAELGLAYRTSVLKHTDSAVVLRVRLRLRADGLSEPVRYGELAENLGADAGERVAAERVRDAVLALRRSKGMVLDEFDHDTWSAGSFFINPIVGAERLPEVLRVIGERVGEQRIPRYSTSTGETKLSAAWLIERAGFAKGYAGPGNRVGLSTKHTLALTNRGSASTSDLLALAGEVRAGVRESFGVSLAPEPVLVDCLLR, from the coding sequence ATGCCCGAGGGCGAGTCCGTCGTCGACGGTGTGGACCGTTCCGGTCCCGCGGGCGGAGCCCCCGTCGGGGACGCCCGCTCGCTGGCCCACCACACCACGCTTCGTCTCGGTGGGCCCGCGGCGGAACTGAGCACTGCCTGGAGCGCGGAGGAGCTCGTCGAGCGGGTGCGTGCCGCTGACGGCTCGGGAATCCGCCTGCTGGTGCTCGGCGGCGGTTCGAACCTGGTCGTCTCCGACGAGGGGTTCGAGGGCCGAGTGGTGCGCGTGGCCACCACGGGGCTGAACTACGAGCGGCTCTCCGAGGACACCGTCTGCCTGACGGCCGAGGCGGGGGAGAACTGGGACGAGGTCGTGGCCGACAGCGTGCGCCGTGGTCTGGGCGGGCTGGAGTGCCTTTCGGGCATCCCGGGGCTGACCGGGGCCACCCCGGTCCAGAACGTGGGGGCTTACGGGGTCGAGATCTCCGAGAGGCTGATCTCGGTTGACCTGCTCGACCGGGTCACCGGTGAGGTCCGCACGGCTCCGGCCGCGGAGCTCGGGCTGGCCTACCGCACCAGTGTGCTCAAGCACACCGACTCGGCCGTGGTGCTGCGTGTCCGCCTGCGACTGCGCGCGGACGGCCTGTCCGAGCCGGTCCGCTACGGGGAGCTGGCCGAGAACCTCGGAGCGGATGCCGGTGAGCGGGTCGCGGCGGAACGGGTGCGCGATGCAGTGCTCGCGCTGCGGCGCTCCAAGGGCATGGTCCTCGACGAGTTCGACCACGACACGTGGAGCGCCGGTTCGTTCTTCATCAACCCGATCGTCGGTGCCGAGCGGTTGCCCGAGGTGCTGCGCGTCATCGGAGAACGGGTCGGTGAACAGCGCATCCCCCGCTATTCCACCTCAACGGGGGAGACGAAGCTGTCCGCGGCCTGGTTGATCGAGCGGGCGGGTTTCGCGAAGGGGTATGCCGGGCCGGGAAACAGGGTCGGTCTGTCCACGAAGCACACTCTGGCGCTGACCAACCGCGGTTCGGCGAGCACCTCCGACCTGCTCGCTCTCGCGGGTGAAGTTCGTGCGGGAGTGCGGGAGTCCTTCGGCGTGTCACTGGCCCCCGAGCCGGTTTTGGTGGACTGTCTGCTGCGATGA
- a CDS encoding DUF2505 domain-containing protein codes for MTRRIEHRSTSHRPARHIHAALVDPDYLRARLTELGGDVAELVSHSATEEGVHFRTRQRIPDRDLPAVLRPVLPGSTLLERSETWRERESEHFAGEVAAMLRGIPGSTTASLWLRDLEEHHTEHAEPTAGVPESGKRPAVSEFLLQGEIAVKLPLLADKPEELLERWMRTLIEQECEFTHRWLSGIR; via the coding sequence ATGACACGCCGCATCGAGCACCGCAGCACGTCGCACCGTCCTGCGCGGCACATACACGCGGCGCTCGTCGACCCCGACTACCTCAGGGCCAGACTCACCGAGCTCGGCGGCGACGTGGCCGAACTGGTGTCCCACTCCGCCACCGAGGAGGGAGTGCACTTCCGGACCCGCCAGCGGATCCCCGACCGGGACCTGCCCGCGGTGCTGCGGCCCGTCCTGCCCGGCAGCACGCTCCTGGAACGCAGCGAGACGTGGCGCGAGCGGGAGTCCGAGCACTTCGCCGGCGAGGTCGCCGCCATGCTGCGCGGGATCCCCGGTTCCACGACCGCTTCCCTGTGGCTGCGTGACCTGGAGGAGCACCACACCGAACACGCGGAACCCACCGCAGGTGTTCCGGAGTCGGGAAAACGCCCGGCCGTCAGCGAGTTCCTGCTTCAGGGCGAGATCGCGGTGAAACTACCGCTGCTCGCCGACAAACCGGAGGAACTGCTCGAGAGGTGGATGCGGACCCTGATCGAGCAGGAATGCGAGTTCACCCACCGCTGGCTGTCCGGAATCCGTTGA
- a CDS encoding YbaK/EbsC family protein has protein sequence MSEWEISSSLDVRPAPERLDLLAAPVAESVLKLESPERVGVAEIDPDFADTAAFCAQYGVASEASANCVITTGKRAGERRRAACLVPATGKVDVNGAVRRRLDVRKASFAPQEETVRETGMAYGGITPFGLPSEWPVLLDGAVASSPAVVVGSGLRSGKIVVAGEVLVELAGAEVLAGLDSTTEG, from the coding sequence ATGTCCGAGTGGGAGATCTCCTCGAGCCTCGACGTGCGCCCCGCTCCGGAACGGCTCGATCTGCTGGCCGCACCCGTGGCCGAATCGGTGCTGAAGCTGGAATCACCGGAACGGGTGGGAGTGGCCGAGATCGATCCGGACTTCGCGGACACGGCCGCCTTCTGCGCGCAGTACGGCGTGGCCTCGGAGGCCTCGGCCAACTGCGTGATCACCACGGGAAAGCGCGCGGGCGAGCGGCGCAGGGCGGCCTGCCTGGTGCCTGCGACCGGGAAGGTCGACGTCAACGGTGCGGTGCGGCGCAGGCTGGACGTGCGCAAGGCGTCCTTCGCGCCGCAGGAGGAGACGGTGCGCGAGACCGGCATGGCCTACGGCGGGATCACTCCGTTCGGTCTGCCGTCCGAGTGGCCGGTGCTGCTGGACGGGGCAGTGGCGAGCTCCCCGGCGGTCGTGGTCGGCAGCGGCCTGCGTTCGGGCAAGATCGTCGTCGCGGGCGAAGTGCTCGTCGAGCTGGCAGGCGCCGAGGTCCTGGCCGGGCTCGACTCCACCACGGAGGGATGA
- a CDS encoding alpha/beta fold hydrolase — protein sequence MRGRSGTSEEDLRVLPSGTRWRAHGSGSPVTLVAHGLGATEGEARIPASGVRGTRVVLTLPGHGAAADPDEDYWDYGNVAADVLEVADRVGAERAVGVSLGAGALTRIAAEQPRRFERLALLLPAAVDRPRGGAVTEVFEQLSSGVRAASADGGARLRELVGRGLPEGAGFDEHVEQRSSTLLRLGPALETLPHRAPLADRSALTAVPSPVLVVGATADPLHDSEVAEQLAATLPEGRLELFDSAAPMLTHRAELRGALSDFLNS from the coding sequence GTGCGCGGGCGCAGCGGCACATCCGAGGAGGACCTCCGGGTGCTGCCCTCGGGCACCAGGTGGCGTGCCCACGGCAGCGGATCCCCCGTCACGCTCGTCGCGCACGGCCTCGGAGCCACGGAGGGCGAGGCCCGTATCCCCGCGTCCGGGGTCCGTGGCACGAGAGTGGTGCTCACCCTGCCGGGGCACGGTGCGGCCGCCGATCCGGACGAGGACTACTGGGACTACGGGAACGTGGCCGCCGACGTGCTGGAAGTGGCCGATCGGGTCGGCGCGGAGCGGGCGGTCGGCGTCTCGCTGGGAGCGGGTGCGCTGACCCGGATCGCCGCCGAACAGCCCCGGCGTTTCGAGCGGCTGGCCCTGCTGCTCCCAGCCGCCGTCGACCGGCCCAGGGGAGGGGCGGTCACCGAGGTGTTCGAACAGCTCTCCTCCGGGGTGCGGGCCGCCTCCGCGGACGGAGGGGCCCGGTTGCGCGAACTCGTCGGTCGGGGACTTCCGGAGGGAGCCGGGTTCGATGAGCACGTCGAGCAGCGCAGCTCCACCCTGCTGCGACTCGGTCCGGCCCTCGAGACGCTGCCGCACCGGGCGCCGCTCGCCGATCGTTCCGCGCTGACCGCCGTTCCTTCCCCCGTCCTCGTGGTGGGCGCGACCGCGGACCCGCTGCACGACTCCGAGGTGGCCGAGCAGCTCGCCGCCACCCTTCCGGAGGGCAGGCTCGAACTGTTCGACTCGGCGGCGCCGATGCTGACGCACCGGGCGGAGTTGCGCGGTGCGCTGAGTGACTTCCTGAACTCCTGA
- a CDS encoding DUF2516 family protein, giving the protein MLLAQVIVTALWIAGIPLGVYAFGHAAMQRADAFTAADKMSKPVWLGITGAGALILILMRGGPMTIFWIAGVVAALVYIVDVRPRVLEVQKGSSW; this is encoded by the coding sequence GTGCTACTCGCTCAGGTGATCGTCACTGCTCTGTGGATAGCGGGCATACCGCTCGGGGTGTACGCCTTCGGGCACGCCGCGATGCAGCGGGCCGACGCGTTCACGGCGGCGGACAAGATGTCCAAACCCGTCTGGCTCGGGATAACCGGTGCGGGAGCTCTGATCCTGATCCTCATGCGCGGTGGTCCCATGACCATCTTCTGGATCGCCGGTGTCGTCGCCGCTCTGGTCTACATCGTCGACGTGCGGCCCCGAGTTCTCGAGGTGCAGAAGGGCAGCTCCTGGTAG
- a CDS encoding helix-turn-helix domain-containing protein: MGRTDRSVNGVVNRAVTDLGGYIRAQRDTAQISLRQLAKRAGVSNPYLSQVERGLRRPSAEILQQIAKALRISAEALYVQAGIMEPRSGGPVAEAILADTELSERQKQALIDIYTSFRRENRPDAEAVSPEKGVDGGTTVSTEGIGSEFEE; this comes from the coding sequence GTGGGGCGTACGGATCGTTCGGTCAACGGGGTCGTCAACCGGGCCGTGACCGACCTGGGCGGCTACATCAGGGCACAGCGCGACACGGCCCAGATCTCGTTGCGCCAGTTGGCGAAGCGCGCGGGAGTGTCCAATCCGTACCTGAGCCAGGTGGAACGCGGGTTGCGCAGACCGAGTGCCGAGATCCTGCAGCAGATCGCCAAGGCGCTGCGGATCTCGGCCGAGGCCCTGTACGTACAGGCCGGGATCATGGAACCCCGCTCGGGGGGACCGGTCGCCGAGGCGATACTCGCCGACACCGAGCTCAGCGAACGGCAGAAGCAGGCGCTGATCGACATCTACACTTCGTTTCGTCGCGAGAACCGACCCGACGCCGAAGCGGTTTCCCCCGAGAAGGGGGTGGACGGCGGGACCACGGTGTCCACCGAAGGGATTGGATCCGAATTCGAGGAGTGA
- a CDS encoding VOC family protein — protein MTDGVTAGSPASRPLAFVLDCPDPRELARFYGRLLDWGVSEADSDENWVELADPLGGARLAFQRVDGHAPPRWPDGSPQQAHLDLRVGGAAEAESLAGAVGAARLPQPADESDANFRVYADPAGHPFCLCW, from the coding sequence ATGACGGATGGTGTTACCGCGGGCTCGCCCGCGTCGCGCCCGCTCGCCTTCGTGCTGGACTGCCCCGATCCGCGTGAGCTGGCCCGCTTCTACGGACGGTTGCTGGACTGGGGCGTTTCCGAGGCGGACTCCGACGAGAACTGGGTGGAACTGGCCGATCCGCTCGGTGGGGCGCGCCTGGCCTTCCAACGCGTCGACGGGCACGCGCCGCCGCGGTGGCCGGACGGGAGCCCGCAGCAGGCGCACCTGGACCTCCGGGTCGGTGGAGCGGCGGAGGCGGAGTCGCTCGCCGGGGCCGTCGGGGCGGCCCGGTTGCCGCAGCCCGCGGACGAGTCGGACGCGAACTTCCGGGTCTACGCGGACCCGGCCGGCCATCCGTTCTGCCTGTGCTGGTGA
- a CDS encoding CGNR zinc finger domain-containing protein has translation MNSKAVAAVAPNGLSAAASEPVGPDTEQDIDLLLAFLNTTDTETGTDVLRDAEQWQQWCLEHTGQASVDTTAAREIRDLMRTSVGCGPMTTPRSTPPSTAQWPVHVRLEDGVPITSGIDALGVVLAAASRIAITGRWHRVKICPATNCLWAFYDRSRNRSRTWCSMRVCGNREKARSWRERHAPN, from the coding sequence GTGAACAGCAAAGCCGTCGCAGCCGTCGCGCCGAACGGGCTATCAGCGGCAGCGTCCGAGCCCGTCGGGCCCGACACGGAACAGGACATCGACCTTCTGCTGGCGTTCCTCAACACCACTGACACCGAGACGGGCACGGACGTGCTCCGGGACGCGGAACAGTGGCAGCAATGGTGCTTGGAGCACACCGGGCAGGCTTCCGTCGACACGACAGCCGCACGCGAGATCCGCGATCTCATGCGCACGTCGGTCGGCTGTGGCCCGATGACCACTCCCCGGAGCACACCCCCCAGCACCGCACAGTGGCCGGTGCACGTACGCCTGGAGGACGGTGTTCCGATAACCTCCGGCATCGACGCACTCGGCGTCGTACTGGCAGCGGCCTCCCGGATCGCCATCACCGGCCGCTGGCACCGCGTCAAAATCTGTCCCGCGACGAACTGTCTGTGGGCCTTCTACGACCGTTCCAGAAACCGCTCACGCACCTGGTGCTCGATGCGTGTGTGCGGCAACAGGGAGAAAGCACGCTCCTGGAGGGAGCGGCACGCCCCGAACTGA
- a CDS encoding DUF445 family protein, which yields MKALATGLFLLAALVYVLTRWWQAGAAPVWVGYVNAAAEAGMVGALADWFAVTALFRRPLGLPIPHTAIIPTRKNALGRNLGDFVGGNFLSERVVVDKLDRAGIARRAGEWLADRDNAERATTELAAAARGAVQVLRDEDVRQVLDQVVLRKVVDQPWGPPLGRILGRVFEDGSHRGLVDLVCDRAYEWVRDNYETVSRVVNQRSPSWSPRFFDSMVADRVYSEVLAFAWAVKTDPEHRMRAAVDRFLIEFATDLREDPVTMARADRIKHQILEHPEVRNLLGSAWTTAKRMFLEAAEDPDSELRTRVRERLRSFGGRLASEPELREKVDGWLREAARYVVTHYRSEITTLITDTVERWDASEASDKIELHVGRDLQFIRINGTVVGALAGLAIHTATHLLS from the coding sequence ATGAAAGCACTGGCCACGGGGTTGTTCCTGCTGGCAGCACTGGTCTACGTGCTCACCCGCTGGTGGCAGGCCGGTGCGGCCCCGGTGTGGGTCGGTTACGTGAACGCCGCCGCCGAGGCGGGCATGGTCGGCGCGCTCGCCGACTGGTTCGCGGTGACCGCGCTGTTCCGCAGGCCGCTGGGGCTCCCGATCCCGCACACGGCGATCATCCCCACGCGCAAGAACGCCCTCGGGCGGAACCTCGGCGACTTCGTGGGCGGCAACTTCCTGTCCGAGCGGGTGGTGGTCGACAAGCTGGACCGCGCCGGGATCGCCCGCAGGGCGGGCGAGTGGTTGGCGGACCGGGACAACGCGGAGCGGGCCACCACCGAGCTCGCGGCCGCGGCGCGCGGTGCCGTTCAGGTGCTTCGGGACGAGGACGTGCGTCAGGTGCTGGACCAGGTGGTGCTGCGGAAGGTCGTGGACCAGCCCTGGGGGCCTCCGCTGGGCCGGATCCTCGGGCGGGTCTTCGAGGACGGCTCGCACCGGGGACTGGTCGATCTGGTGTGCGATCGCGCCTACGAGTGGGTCCGGGACAACTACGAGACGGTCTCGCGCGTGGTCAACCAGCGCTCCCCCTCCTGGTCACCGCGTTTCTTCGATTCGATGGTCGCGGACAGGGTCTACAGCGAGGTGCTGGCCTTCGCCTGGGCGGTCAAGACCGATCCCGAGCACCGGATGCGTGCCGCGGTCGACCGTTTCCTGATCGAGTTCGCGACCGATCTGCGCGAGGACCCGGTGACCATGGCCAGGGCGGACCGGATCAAGCACCAGATTCTGGAGCACCCCGAGGTGCGGAACCTGCTGGGTTCGGCGTGGACCACGGCCAAGCGGATGTTCCTCGAGGCGGCGGAGGACCCGGACAGCGAGCTGCGCACGCGGGTCCGGGAGAGGCTGCGTTCCTTCGGGGGACGCCTCGCGTCCGAGCCGGAGTTGCGGGAGAAGGTGGACGGCTGGCTGCGCGAGGCGGCCCGCTACGTGGTCACGCACTATCGTTCGGAGATAACCACGCTGATCACCGACACCGTCGAGCGGTGGGACGCCTCCGAGGCGTCCGACAAGATAGAGCTCCACGTGGGACGTGACCTGCAGTTCATCAGGATCAACGGGACGGTTGTCGGCGCGTTGGCCGGTTTGGCCATTCACACTGCGACGCATCTGCTGTCGTGA
- a CDS encoding pyridoxal phosphate-dependent aminotransferase gives MRTPALTRRLRPFTSTIFAEITELARSTGSVNLGQGFPDTDGPPGMLRRAERAIGEGVNQYPPGAGEPELRAAIGAQRRADYGIEHDPDGEILVTVGATEAISASMLALVEPDEEVILIEPHYDAYPVAVAMAGGVHRSVPLRAERGRFRLDTAALRAAVGPRTRAVVLNSPHNPTGTVFTADELAAIAEICRENDLLAITDEVYEHLLFDGRAHTPLATLPGMAERTLSISSAGKSFSVTGWKIGWVCGPAELVSAVRAAKQFTTFVGGAPFQPAVAHALNEERPWLEGLRSELQQKRDRLTSGLRRAGFDVLPSEGTYFVCADVRPLGYSDGAEFCRALPERIGVAAIPPQVLCDDPEPMRHLARFAFCKRDEVIDEAVERLLELG, from the coding sequence GTGCGTACTCCAGCCCTGACCCGTCGACTGCGCCCGTTCACTTCGACGATCTTCGCCGAGATCACCGAGCTCGCCCGGAGCACCGGCTCCGTCAATCTGGGGCAGGGCTTCCCCGACACGGACGGACCCCCCGGGATGCTGCGGCGGGCGGAACGCGCCATCGGCGAAGGGGTGAACCAGTACCCGCCCGGGGCGGGCGAACCCGAGCTGCGCGCCGCCATCGGCGCCCAACGCCGCGCGGACTACGGGATCGAGCACGACCCCGACGGCGAGATCCTGGTCACCGTCGGAGCGACCGAGGCGATCAGCGCCTCGATGCTGGCCCTGGTCGAGCCGGACGAAGAAGTAATACTGATAGAGCCCCACTACGACGCCTACCCGGTCGCGGTGGCGATGGCGGGTGGAGTGCACCGGTCGGTCCCCCTGCGCGCCGAGCGGGGACGGTTCCGACTCGACACGGCGGCCCTGCGCGCCGCCGTGGGGCCGCGCACCAGAGCGGTGGTGCTGAACTCGCCGCACAATCCCACGGGGACCGTGTTCACCGCGGACGAGCTGGCGGCGATCGCCGAGATATGCCGCGAGAACGACCTGCTCGCCATCACCGACGAGGTCTACGAGCACCTGCTGTTCGACGGCAGGGCGCACACCCCGCTCGCGACGCTGCCCGGCATGGCCGAACGCACCCTGTCGATCTCCAGCGCGGGCAAGAGCTTCAGCGTCACCGGCTGGAAGATCGGCTGGGTGTGCGGTCCGGCCGAACTCGTCTCCGCCGTGCGGGCGGCGAAGCAGTTCACGACCTTCGTCGGGGGAGCTCCCTTCCAGCCCGCCGTGGCGCACGCCCTGAACGAGGAGCGTCCCTGGCTGGAAGGACTGCGTTCCGAGCTGCAGCAGAAGCGGGACCGGCTGACGAGCGGATTGCGCCGGGCCGGGTTCGACGTGCTGCCTTCGGAGGGGACCTACTTCGTGTGTGCCGACGTGCGCCCGCTCGGTTACTCCGACGGGGCCGAGTTCTGCCGCGCGCTGCCCGAGCGGATCGGGGTCGCGGCGATCCCGCCCCAGGTGCTCTGCGACGACCCCGAACCGATGCGTCACCTGGCGCGTTTCGCGTTCTGCAAGCGGGACGAAGTGATCGACGAGGCCGTCGAGCGGCTGCTCGAACTCGGCTAG